One window of Deltaproteobacteria bacterium genomic DNA carries:
- a CDS encoding SDR family NAD(P)-dependent oxidoreductase translates to MAGLADFRETVGIVTGASSGIGAQLARDLAARGMRVALLARRTERLDAVATQIRSAGGEAAVEECDVAERASVERAVGTVFGRWGRVDLLVNNAGYGRHVLFKDHDVADIERMMRTNYLGTVYATKAVLPEMRGRGRGWIVNVSSVAGKLGQPDEAAYSASKFAVAGLSEALSYELAPLGIHVMTVYPALVRTEMFTPAVLARMPERSISFLEPAVLSRAVLRALARGRHEVTVPRWVAVAYVLRVLLPRLHRRMTARIRLSVLRDLTA, encoded by the coding sequence GTGGCGGGGCTCGCCGACTTCCGCGAGACGGTCGGCATCGTGACCGGCGCCTCGAGCGGCATCGGGGCCCAGCTCGCCCGCGACCTCGCAGCCCGCGGCATGCGCGTCGCCCTCCTCGCCCGGCGCACGGAACGGCTCGACGCGGTGGCGACGCAGATCCGCAGCGCCGGCGGCGAGGCGGCGGTCGAGGAGTGCGACGTGGCGGAACGGGCGAGCGTGGAGCGAGCCGTCGGGACCGTCTTCGGCCGCTGGGGCCGGGTGGACCTGCTCGTCAACAACGCGGGCTACGGCCGTCACGTCCTGTTCAAGGACCACGACGTGGCGGACATCGAGCGGATGATGCGCACCAACTACCTGGGCACCGTCTACGCCACCAAGGCCGTGCTGCCCGAGATGCGCGGCCGGGGGCGGGGCTGGATCGTCAACGTCTCGTCGGTCGCCGGCAAGCTCGGCCAGCCCGACGAGGCGGCCTACTCGGCGAGCAAGTTCGCCGTCGCCGGGCTGTCCGAGGCGCTGTCCTACGAGCTGGCGCCGCTCGGCATCCACGTGATGACGGTCTACCCGGCGCTCGTCCGCACCGAGATGTTCACGCCCGCGGTGCTGGCCCGCATGCCGGAGCGGTCGATTTCCTTCCTCGAGCCGGCCGTCCTGTCGCGCGCGGTCCTGCGCGCCCTGGCCCGCGGCCGCCACGAGGTCACGGTGCCGCGCTGGGTGGCCGTAGCCTACGTCCTGCGGGTGCTGTTGCCCCGCCTCCATCGTCGCATGACGGCCCGCATCCGCCTCTCCGTGCTGCGAGACCTGACCGCGTGA
- a CDS encoding phosphotransferase family protein, translating to MPFRAGEELEAGTLGPYLAGKLPDAEGLPEIWQFGGGNANLTYLLRYASGVEYVLRRPPHGPVAPTSHDMAREHRVLSVLYRVFPPAPRAYLYCDDPSVIGAPFFVMERRRGVVVRGVVPPEFGGGRDPAANRKLSEVLIDTLVDFHAVDPGWVGLESLGKPEGFLARQVRGWTERWERARTHDVPAATELARWLADRLPPSPPPTLLHNDWRLDNMAVAFDDPGRCVAVYDWDMCTRGDPLADLGTLLSQWIEAGEDQPPVSPMPSREPGFMTRAEAARRYAERSGRDVSRLPWYYVFGMFKIAVIVQQIYVRYHRGQTQDARFAPMGEIAERLIVLASRHAAALG from the coding sequence ATGCCGTTTCGCGCGGGCGAAGAGCTCGAGGCGGGGACGCTCGGTCCCTACCTGGCCGGGAAGCTCCCGGACGCCGAGGGACTGCCCGAGATCTGGCAGTTCGGCGGCGGGAACGCCAACCTGACCTACCTGCTCCGCTACGCCTCGGGCGTCGAGTACGTGCTCCGTCGCCCGCCGCACGGGCCGGTCGCGCCGACGTCGCACGACATGGCGCGCGAGCACCGGGTCCTCTCCGTCCTCTACCGGGTGTTCCCGCCCGCACCGCGCGCCTATCTCTACTGCGACGACCCCTCGGTCATCGGCGCGCCCTTCTTCGTCATGGAGCGGCGCCGGGGCGTCGTCGTGCGCGGCGTCGTCCCGCCCGAGTTCGGCGGCGGCCGCGACCCGGCCGCCAACCGCAAGCTCTCCGAGGTGCTGATCGACACGCTCGTCGACTTCCACGCCGTCGACCCCGGGTGGGTGGGGCTCGAGAGCCTCGGCAAGCCCGAGGGTTTCCTCGCGCGCCAGGTGCGGGGCTGGACCGAGCGCTGGGAGCGGGCGCGGACGCATGACGTCCCGGCAGCGACGGAGCTCGCCCGCTGGCTCGCCGACCGCCTCCCGCCCTCCCCGCCGCCCACGCTCCTCCACAACGACTGGCGGCTCGACAACATGGCCGTCGCCTTCGACGACCCCGGCCGCTGCGTCGCGGTCTACGACTGGGATATGTGCACGCGTGGCGACCCGCTCGCCGACCTCGGCACGCTGCTCTCGCAGTGGATCGAGGCGGGCGAGGACCAGCCGCCCGTCTCGCCCATGCCGTCGCGCGAGCCGGGGTTCATGACGCGCGCCGAGGCCGCTCGCCGCTACGCCGAGCGCAGCGGGCGCGACGTCAGCCGGCTCCCCTGGTACTACGTCTTCGGGATGTTCAAGATCGCGGTCATCGTGCAGCAGATCTACGTCCGCTACCACCGCGGCCAGACGCAGGACGCGCGCTTCGCGCCGATGGGCGAGATCGCCGAGCGGTTGATCGTCCTCGCCAGCCGGCACGCGGCGGCACTCGGCTGA
- a CDS encoding acyl-CoA dehydrogenase: protein MAIDFTLPPDVVRVRERVRDFMRNEVAPAEARFASEGGWRKGLATLREQARAAGLWAPHMPPDYGGMGLGPLAMAFVSAECGRTTMGAYVLNCHAPDEGNMHTLLHHGTEEQKARYLRPLVDGRVRSCFAMTEPEVAGSDPTGIRTRAVQDGGHWVLDGHKWFISGARGAAFAIVIAKTDPEAQPPQARNTAFLVDTEAPGFTIVRDVETMAGHGNHCEIRLEGVRVPDTAILGGRGQGHRLGQARLGPARLAHCMRWIGSAETALELLVGRAVTRQLHGGVLADKQLIQAMMAESAMELYAAKLMVLHAAYLIEKGLPFRQEVSIAKHHVANILWRITDRAVQVHGALGYSTDAPLERMLRHARSARLVDGADEVHLSQIAALVIEAFRADGSTRRATGFDLL, encoded by the coding sequence ATGGCGATCGACTTCACGCTCCCGCCCGACGTCGTGCGGGTGCGCGAGCGAGTGCGGGACTTCATGCGGAACGAGGTCGCGCCGGCCGAGGCACGCTTCGCGAGCGAGGGCGGCTGGCGGAAGGGGCTCGCCACGCTCCGCGAGCAGGCGCGGGCCGCAGGGCTCTGGGCGCCGCACATGCCGCCCGACTACGGCGGCATGGGGCTCGGCCCGCTCGCCATGGCGTTCGTCTCCGCCGAGTGCGGGCGGACGACGATGGGGGCGTACGTCCTCAACTGCCACGCGCCCGACGAGGGCAACATGCACACGCTCCTCCACCACGGCACCGAGGAGCAGAAGGCCCGCTACCTCCGCCCGCTCGTCGACGGCCGGGTGCGCTCCTGCTTCGCGATGACCGAGCCCGAGGTCGCGGGCTCCGACCCGACCGGCATCCGCACGCGTGCCGTCCAGGACGGCGGCCACTGGGTCCTCGACGGCCACAAGTGGTTCATCTCGGGGGCGCGCGGCGCCGCCTTCGCGATCGTCATCGCCAAGACGGACCCCGAGGCCCAGCCGCCGCAGGCGCGGAACACGGCGTTCCTGGTCGACACCGAGGCGCCCGGCTTCACGATCGTGCGCGATGTCGAGACCATGGCGGGGCACGGCAACCACTGCGAGATCCGGCTCGAGGGCGTGCGTGTGCCCGACACGGCCATCCTCGGCGGCCGGGGCCAGGGGCACCGGCTCGGGCAGGCGCGCCTTGGCCCCGCGCGCCTCGCACACTGCATGCGCTGGATCGGCAGCGCGGAGACGGCGCTCGAGCTGCTCGTCGGCCGCGCCGTCACGCGCCAGCTGCACGGCGGCGTCCTCGCCGACAAGCAGCTCATCCAGGCGATGATGGCGGAGTCGGCGATGGAGCTCTATGCCGCCAAGCTCATGGTGCTCCACGCCGCGTACCTGATCGAGAAGGGGCTGCCCTTCCGCCAGGAGGTGTCGATCGCGAAGCACCACGTGGCGAACATACTCTGGCGCATCACCGACCGCGCCGTGCAGGTGCACGGTGCCCTCGGCTACTCCACCGACGCGCCGCTCGAGCGCATGCTGCGCCACGCGCGCTCGGCGCGCCTCGTCGACGGCGCCGACGAGGTGCACCTCTCGCAGATCGCGGCACTCGTCATCGAGGCATTCCGCGCGGACGGGAGCACGCGGCGCGCGACGGGCTTCGACCTGCTGTAG
- a CDS encoding ferritin-like domain-containing protein: protein MSTEGRYAIAVEQLEWPIPGQFDTVFRWEYEDARDALVRLYEKAKNLQWNTNTRIDWSQDLDPENPQELPDESVSIFGSEIWNRLTSREKANVRRHAQAWQLSQFLHGEQGALICTAKIVQQVPSVDAKFYAATQVMDEARHVETYSRLLHEKFELAYPITPTLQRLLHDVLSDARWDMTYLGMQVLIEGLALAAFATIRDQAKNRLAAAVNAYVMQDEARHVAFGRLALRDYYPQLTQAERDEREEFAVEACYLMRDRFLSEEVWETLGLPVEECVAYVERSEMMRQFRSTLFSRIVPTIKDIGLWGPKIRRAYANMGIIGYAEVDSEELSRQDERVAQEFDARRASS, encoded by the coding sequence ATGAGCACGGAAGGCCGCTACGCCATCGCCGTCGAGCAGCTCGAATGGCCGATTCCCGGCCAGTTCGACACCGTCTTCCGCTGGGAGTACGAGGACGCCCGCGACGCACTCGTGCGGCTCTACGAGAAGGCGAAGAACCTCCAGTGGAACACGAACACGCGCATCGACTGGTCGCAGGACCTCGACCCCGAGAACCCGCAGGAGTTGCCCGACGAGTCGGTCTCCATCTTCGGCTCGGAGATCTGGAACCGGCTGACCTCGAGGGAGAAGGCCAACGTCCGCCGTCACGCGCAGGCCTGGCAGCTCTCGCAGTTCCTGCACGGCGAGCAGGGTGCGCTCATCTGCACGGCGAAGATCGTCCAGCAGGTGCCGAGCGTCGACGCCAAGTTCTACGCGGCGACGCAGGTGATGGACGAGGCGCGCCACGTCGAGACCTACTCGCGGCTGCTGCACGAGAAGTTCGAGCTCGCCTACCCGATCACGCCGACGCTGCAGCGGTTGCTGCACGACGTGCTCTCGGACGCGCGCTGGGACATGACCTACCTCGGCATGCAGGTGCTGATCGAGGGGCTGGCGCTGGCCGCGTTCGCCACCATCCGCGACCAGGCGAAGAACCGGCTCGCGGCCGCGGTGAACGCCTACGTCATGCAGGACGAGGCGCGCCACGTCGCCTTCGGACGGCTGGCGCTCCGCGACTACTACCCGCAGCTCACGCAGGCCGAGCGCGACGAGCGCGAAGAGTTCGCGGTGGAGGCCTGCTATCTCATGCGGGACCGCTTCCTCTCCGAGGAGGTCTGGGAGACCCTCGGCCTCCCGGTCGAGGAGTGCGTCGCCTACGTCGAGCGATCGGAGATGATGCGCCAGTTCCGCTCGACGCTCTTCAGCCGCATCGTGCCGACGATCAAGGACATCGGCCTCTGGGGCCCGAAGATCCGGCGCGCGTACGCCAACATGGGTATCATCGGCTATGCCGAGGTCGACAGCGAGGAGCTGAGCCGGCAGGACGAGCGCGTGGCCCAGGAGTTCGACGCCCGGCGCGCGTCCTCCTGA